In the Flavobacterium sp. 90 genome, AAGCTAAATTCTTAAGAGCATCAGCTTATATGGATCTAACAGATTCTTGGGGTCCCGTTGTTTTAATGACCGAAGACAATTTAGCAAATCCAAAGTATCTGGAACAAACAGCACCAACATCTGTAGATAAAATTGATGAATTTATCATCAAAGACCTTACAGAAATCGCTAATGTTTTACCTGTTAACTATAAGGAAAATATAGTTTATGGTTCTAATGATGTTGGTCGCGCAACGAAAGGTGCAGCACTTACTTTATTAGCAAAATTATACCTGCGCAGCCACGATTGGCAAAAAGTAGCAACACTTACACAACAAGTAATAAATCTTGGCGAATACAGCCTTTATCCTTCTTACTTAGGTTTATTTAAAGAAAGTAACAAATGGTGCAGCGAAAATATTTTCTCTTCATTAAGTGATGCGAACACAAACGGAACGGAATTATTGAATCACTTTGGACCAACTGATCATCCTATTGTTCAAAACAGATGGCAATATTATACAGTAAACTGGGATTTCTACAACACTTTTGGTGACGAAGACGAGCGTAAACAATGTTTCTTTCCTGAATTTATGGGTTCAGATCATTTACTACATAAACAAGCTCCAACATTAGGCGCACAACCACCAGCAGGACAATTGTATATGCCGGATGTATCAACCAGAAAATATGCTGATGATGAAACTACAACTTATTATGATGGTCATAGTGTAAACATCCTTCGTTATGCTGATGTTTTATTAAGCAGAGCTGAAGCATTAAACGAAATCAGCGGTCCAACAACTGAAGCTATTGGTCTTATCAATCAGGTTAAAGCAAGATCGCACGCCAAACAATTGGTTTTAGGCGATTACAATCAGAATTCATTGAGAGATGCTATTTTGCAAGAAAGAGGATGGGAACTTTTCTATGAAGGAAAACGTCGTGCAGATTTGATCAGAATGAACAAATATGATGTTCTTGTAAATGCTTACCACCTTAGAGTCGGAGAAGCGGCACTTGTCAAAATGCCACAAAATAAATATTACACTTATCCACAAAGTCAGGTCGATCTTAACCCTAACTTAAGTAATGCCGACAGACAATAAGTAAAATTATAATCAAGAATAGACAGTAAAAGTGGTCTGTCTATTCTTGATTTTTTCAACAAAAGAAGTACTTTTCTGTTTCACAAAAGAAGCCTTTCAGATGATCAAAAAATTAGTATTAAAATCGAGTTTTATTTTGGCACTTCTTACATTGGTAAGCTGTTCTCAAAATCAGGGTAATGTTATTACATATATCAACATTGGGACTCATAGCAACAACGAATTGAAGATTCAGATCGATGTTACTACGAAGGACGATGTTCAGGTATATGCCGAATATTGGTCTGATAAAAAGGGAATAAAAAGCAAAATAAAATCGCCAATATCAAAAAATGGTCTCAAGCATTCTTTAGTACTTTGCAGTATTACTCCAGAAACCAACTATACTTTTCAGTTGATTACCGTTCAGGGAAAAAACACAAATACAAGCAAACTATACACATTCAAATCAAGAAAATTACCGGAATGGTTACAAAAACAATTCAAAGCAAATTGCCCTAAACCAGAACTTTTATCAAAAAACTTCAAAAGTGGTTTTATGCTTATGGGAAAAAGAGAAACTCCGGGAGTAGCTTATATTGTTGATTACAAAGGGAATTTAAGATGGTATCATACCGTTGAAGGAACCGGATTTAAAGTAACTCATTTCACCAAAGATCAAACGATACTTTCTATTTTAGGAAAAAATGATGAACCAACAAGTTACGGAAGTGAGATTCTAGAAATCAATCTTCAAGGTGATACTTTAATGCACATTAAAAAAGGACAAGGCGATCTGAAACAATCAATTCATCATGAAATCATTAAAAAATCGGCCAACGAAATTGTCACTATAACAGTTGATAAAAAAATAATGGATTTAACTTCTATTGGAGGAAAAAAGAACGATACAATCAATAGTGACGGAATTTTAATCTTGGACAAAAAGGGAAAAAAAATCTGGAAATGGAGTGTTTTTGATGATTTAGATCCACTAAAAGATAAGAATATTTTAAAAAACAAAAAAGACTGGACACACGCCAACAGTCTTAATTATGATAAAGATGGAAATTTTCTGATTTCATTCTATAACAACGGTCAAATCTGGAAAGTGGATTCAAAAACCGGAAAAGTAATCTGGAAATTAGGCAAAGACGGAAACATGAAAATGTCTCCTGACAGTAATTTCTCCCAGGCACATGCTGCAC is a window encoding:
- a CDS encoding RagB/SusD family nutrient uptake outer membrane protein codes for the protein MKKYTILLLLLGTGLQYSCNEDLNPTVYSTLTTTNGYQTKSDAIAAVNSIYGRLKGPSVGDNFSYWATRHFALTDIATDLGHCQFGGDPGQLSLGTWNSANGLLLEDWNAMYKLISNANTAIYYIGKMSSISEVDKAQFISEAKFLRASAYMDLTDSWGPVVLMTEDNLANPKYLEQTAPTSVDKIDEFIIKDLTEIANVLPVNYKENIVYGSNDVGRATKGAALTLLAKLYLRSHDWQKVATLTQQVINLGEYSLYPSYLGLFKESNKWCSENIFSSLSDANTNGTELLNHFGPTDHPIVQNRWQYYTVNWDFYNTFGDEDERKQCFFPEFMGSDHLLHKQAPTLGAQPPAGQLYMPDVSTRKYADDETTTYYDGHSVNILRYADVLLSRAEALNEISGPTTEAIGLINQVKARSHAKQLVLGDYNQNSLRDAILQERGWELFYEGKRRADLIRMNKYDVLVNAYHLRVGEAALVKMPQNKYYTYPQSQVDLNPNLSNADRQ
- a CDS encoding aryl-sulfate sulfotransferase; translated protein: MIKKLVLKSSFILALLTLVSCSQNQGNVITYINIGTHSNNELKIQIDVTTKDDVQVYAEYWSDKKGIKSKIKSPISKNGLKHSLVLCSITPETNYTFQLITVQGKNTNTSKLYTFKSRKLPEWLQKQFKANCPKPELLSKNFKSGFMLMGKRETPGVAYIVDYKGNLRWYHTVEGTGFKVTHFTKDQTILSILGKNDEPTSYGSEILEINLQGDTLMHIKKGQGDLKQSIHHEIIKKSANEIVTITVDKKIMDLTSIGGKKNDTINSDGILILDKKGKKIWKWSVFDDLDPLKDKNILKNKKDWTHANSLNYDKDGNFLISFYNNGQIWKVDSKTGKVIWKLGKDGNMKMSPDSNFSQAHAAHINAEGSLMFFDNGVDVKQSSVFALKVDEKGKTVKLDFQIKLPKDVYNDRMGSAYMIDKDAILCCCSKRHITILTNRKGVLLWALESEIPPYRVEFIPEEKLKPFLLN